The following proteins are co-located in the Campylobacter concisus genome:
- a CDS encoding TonB-dependent receptor, giving the protein MQKQIALSLALAGVLAAAQNEVELKSLEGVTVTAQRSSQSVDEISKSVSVVDKETIERKLGKSVPELISEAPGVSIVNEGMDSGTVNVRGFSSSDYRVPMFVDGLRFRGRPVFEYSIFTPDQIERIEIIRGPASTLYGTDAFGGIVNLVTKRASGDVHGDWALSDTYLSTQYQSANKGVQNRLQLGVVGHGFDALLGLNYKHGKDYDTPAGKIPNTRYNYRSLDFKGGYSFADFHRLELVTRYTESERGVVGTAVGAPGTANKKGFQKYIKEAPLREKYVALNYEGNINDKFLLDSSLYYRELYTHLNIRPYIGSFSPRQVDNYVNGPKVYGGKFIGKFIGDSLTQTYGVDFYYEDWDSVYQSVNKGPSVRNRLRTKQLDVAGFGLLEYAFSNDAILSANLRYDRIKTSFDMDSSMSPAVKALYENANDRKDGRASYGLGLIYPIAQGFEFVGNFSTSFRAPMSGEVAPILTFSGSEAYLPNPDLNIEKGVTYEAGLRYTDKALRSNLIFYTGDYKDLIVERNWQSGGVTYYQSQNVNRAKISGAEFDLAYKILSNLEFKTNLAYTRGKNKQTGKPLPEIAPLSGRVAVSYSPEFLANSYIEYSGDWAARKTRIDDSIERERAGYFVHNLYLGKSLGKLGFLKDFSLNFGVENIFDKEYAPSLSYELISQPRSASNPLINPGRNFKLGFKASF; this is encoded by the coding sequence ATGCAAAAGCAAATCGCGCTTAGTTTAGCGCTTGCGGGCGTTTTAGCTGCCGCGCAGAATGAAGTAGAATTAAAATCATTAGAAGGCGTAACCGTCACGGCGCAAAGATCATCTCAAAGTGTAGACGAGATAAGCAAAAGTGTCTCGGTAGTAGATAAAGAGACGATAGAAAGAAAGCTCGGCAAAAGCGTACCGGAGCTAATCAGCGAGGCGCCTGGAGTTTCAATCGTAAACGAAGGTATGGACTCGGGCACCGTAAACGTGCGAGGTTTTAGTTCGTCTGATTACCGCGTGCCGATGTTTGTAGACGGGCTTAGATTTAGAGGTAGGCCTGTGTTTGAGTATTCGATCTTTACGCCCGATCAAATCGAAAGGATAGAGATAATAAGAGGTCCTGCTAGCACGCTTTACGGCACGGATGCCTTTGGCGGCATAGTAAATTTAGTCACCAAAAGAGCTAGCGGGGACGTGCACGGCGACTGGGCGCTATCGGATACGTATCTAAGCACCCAGTATCAAAGCGCGAACAAAGGCGTGCAAAACCGCTTACAACTCGGCGTAGTCGGACACGGGTTTGACGCATTGCTCGGCTTAAACTACAAGCACGGCAAGGACTATGACACTCCGGCGGGTAAAATACCAAACACAAGGTATAACTACCGAAGCCTTGATTTTAAAGGCGGATATAGCTTTGCCGATTTTCACAGACTTGAGCTCGTAACTAGATATACGGAGTCCGAGCGCGGCGTAGTCGGTACGGCGGTCGGCGCTCCCGGAACGGCGAACAAAAAAGGCTTTCAAAAATACATAAAAGAAGCGCCTCTTAGAGAAAAATACGTAGCGCTAAACTACGAAGGCAACATAAACGACAAATTTTTGCTAGATTCTAGCTTGTATTATAGAGAGCTTTATACTCATCTAAACATAAGGCCCTACATCGGCTCGTTTTCGCCTAGACAGGTCGATAACTACGTAAACGGCCCGAAAGTTTACGGCGGTAAATTTATCGGCAAATTTATAGGCGACAGCCTAACCCAAACCTACGGCGTAGATTTTTATTACGAGGACTGGGACAGCGTGTATCAAAGCGTAAACAAAGGCCCAAGTGTGCGCAACAGGCTAAGAACCAAACAGCTTGACGTCGCCGGATTTGGATTGCTCGAATATGCGTTTAGCAACGACGCGATTTTAAGTGCAAATTTACGCTACGACCGCATAAAAACGTCCTTTGATATGGATAGCTCGATGAGTCCCGCCGTAAAAGCCCTATACGAAAACGCCAACGATAGAAAAGACGGTAGAGCGAGCTACGGACTAGGGCTTATTTACCCTATCGCCCAGGGGTTTGAGTTTGTAGGAAATTTCTCGACTTCGTTTAGAGCTCCTATGAGCGGCGAGGTTGCTCCGATACTTACGTTTTCAGGCAGCGAGGCGTATCTGCCAAACCCTGATCTAAATATCGAAAAAGGCGTCACTTACGAGGCCGGACTTCGCTATACGGATAAAGCGCTTAGATCAAATTTGATATTTTACACGGGAGATTATAAAGATCTGATCGTCGAGCGAAACTGGCAAAGCGGCGGCGTAACCTACTATCAGTCGCAGAACGTAAATAGAGCCAAGATAAGCGGAGCGGAATTTGACCTAGCTTATAAAATTTTGTCAAATTTGGAATTTAAAACAAACCTCGCCTACACGCGCGGCAAAAATAAACAAACCGGCAAACCGCTTCCGGAGATCGCTCCGCTTAGCGGACGCGTGGCTGTTTCTTATTCGCCGGAGTTTTTGGCTAACTCTTACATAGAGTATAGCGGCGACTGGGCGGCGAGAAAGACGCGTATAGACGACAGCATAGAGCGCGAGCGAGCGGGATATTTCGTGCATAACCTATACTTGGGCAAGAGCCTAGGCAAACTAGGCTTCCTAAAAGATTTTAGCCTAAATTTCGGCGTCGAAAATATCTTCGACAAAGAATACGCCCCGAGCCTAAGCTACGAGCTAATCAGCCAGCCTAGAAGCGCTAGCAACCCGCTCATAAATCCGGGCAGAAATTTCAAACTAGGCTTTAAGGCTAGCTTTTAA
- a CDS encoding ABC transporter substrate-binding protein, translating to MRKIISALLLLAATLGALEFTDQNGNKLHFDRSVKSVALFPVPLASFSLSVENNVSRLASVHPMAKKNIGRGMLGKMIKGAASIPAGGIGEDFTPNIEELLKLSPDLVVQWGMRGEKIIEPLRKVGLSVALVNLSGTEEDPLFWFTMLGKIYEKEQRAEQILQNRAEVRAKIENFVEGLSKKPKVLFIFGRDKSYEAAGGGTYFDYEIKLSGGANAANFGGFKILNKEEILAQNPDVILLSNFDELTPRDFFDDKILKNVKAVKQKAVYKMPLGGDMWEPPTGESHLGWAWFSVLFSGTEHINLKDEMKKSYKLLYDYDLSDDEIAQILRFDLNGESKFYELFR from the coding sequence TTGAGAAAAATCATATCTGCTTTATTGTTACTAGCAGCGACGCTGGGCGCGCTTGAATTTACCGATCAAAACGGCAATAAACTCCACTTCGACCGCTCCGTTAAGAGTGTAGCGCTGTTTCCGGTGCCGCTAGCTTCGTTTTCCCTTAGTGTCGAAAACAACGTATCTCGCCTAGCCTCCGTCCATCCGATGGCTAAGAAAAATATTGGGCGTGGAATGCTCGGAAAAATGATCAAAGGCGCAGCTAGTATCCCCGCAGGCGGTATCGGAGAGGATTTTACTCCAAATATCGAGGAGCTGCTAAAGCTCTCTCCGGATCTTGTCGTGCAGTGGGGCATGAGAGGCGAAAAGATCATCGAGCCGCTGCGAAAAGTAGGCCTAAGCGTAGCTTTGGTAAATTTAAGCGGCACGGAGGAAGACCCGCTTTTTTGGTTTACGATGCTGGGTAAAATTTACGAAAAAGAGCAAAGAGCGGAGCAAATTTTGCAAAATAGAGCCGAGGTAAGAGCTAAGATTGAAAATTTCGTAGAAGGGCTTAGTAAAAAACCGAAGGTTCTTTTTATATTCGGCCGAGATAAAAGCTACGAGGCCGCAGGAGGCGGGACGTATTTCGACTACGAGATAAAGCTAAGCGGCGGAGCAAATGCGGCGAATTTCGGGGGATTTAAAATTTTAAATAAAGAAGAGATTCTCGCTCAAAATCCAGACGTTATCTTGCTTAGCAACTTTGACGAGCTTACGCCGCGGGACTTTTTTGACGATAAAATTTTAAAAAACGTAAAAGCCGTCAAGCAAAAAGCCGTCTATAAAATGCCTCTGGGAGGCGATATGTGGGAGCCGCCTACGGGTGAATCGCACCTGGGCTGGGCGTGGTTTAGCGTGCTATTTTCAGGAACGGAGCATATAAATTTAAAAGACGAGATGAAAAAGAGCTACAAACTCCTCTACGACTACGATCTAAGTGACGATGAGATAGCTCAAATTTTACGCTTCGACCTAAACGGAGAGAGCAAATTTTATGAGCTTTTTAGATAA
- a CDS encoding FecCD family ABC transporter permease has translation MKKYLFLSLLLIFAVVFSLLAGRISIDGLIDYYQNDKETLYALILDLRLPRLIAAFLIGASLSAAGVIFQAMFANPLVSPNILGVGSGAGFGAVVCILAFGSPVATQIGAFVFGFLAVMIAYALGVLANKNSKLMLVLAGIITGAIFEALISVIKYVADTQEKLPSIVYWLMGSLSAISWSDVAALAPVCVSGLVLLSLMGWKLNILSLGGEHASILGESKFLGFIFIVLATLITAASVAIAGIIGWVGLLMPHVTRLIYGSDNSQLVPISAILGGIFLMLTDVAARSVSSAEIPLSILTALIGAPMIGVIIVKKGKRWS, from the coding sequence ATGAAAAAATATCTGTTTTTATCGCTTTTGCTAATCTTTGCGGTTGTTTTTTCGTTGCTTGCGGGTAGGATTTCTATTGACGGGCTAATTGATTATTATCAAAACGACAAAGAGACGCTTTACGCTTTGATATTGGACCTGCGCTTACCTAGGCTGATAGCGGCATTTTTGATAGGCGCCAGCCTTAGTGCAGCGGGCGTGATATTTCAGGCAATGTTTGCAAATCCTTTGGTGAGCCCAAATATCTTAGGCGTCGGCAGTGGGGCTGGATTTGGCGCAGTGGTTTGCATTTTAGCCTTCGGTAGCCCCGTAGCCACGCAAATAGGCGCTTTCGTTTTTGGCTTTTTAGCCGTCATGATAGCTTACGCGTTGGGTGTTTTGGCAAACAAAAACTCAAAGCTCATGCTGGTGCTTGCGGGTATCATCACGGGCGCGATATTCGAGGCGCTGATCTCCGTCATCAAATACGTTGCCGATACTCAAGAAAAGCTGCCTAGTATCGTATATTGGCTGATGGGAAGTCTAAGCGCCATCTCATGGAGCGACGTAGCAGCGCTTGCCCCCGTTTGCGTTAGCGGACTTGTGCTTTTGAGCCTAATGGGTTGGAAGCTAAACATTTTATCCCTAGGCGGCGAACACGCAAGCATTTTGGGCGAGAGCAAATTTTTAGGCTTTATCTTTATCGTACTTGCTACGCTGATAACGGCCGCAAGCGTAGCCATCGCCGGTATCATCGGCTGGGTCGGGCTTTTGATGCCGCATGTTACGAGGCTGATTTACGGCTCCGATAACTCACAGCTAGTTCCGATTTCTGCGATTTTAGGCGGGATATTTTTGATGCTAACCGACGTCGCGGCTAGAAGCGTGAGCTCGGCTGAAATCCCGCTAAGTATCCTAACCGCGCTTATAGGAGCTCCGATGATCGGCGTAATCATCGTTAAAAAGGGCAAAAGATGGTCTTAA
- a CDS encoding ABC transporter ATP-binding protein, whose protein sequence is MVLNVENLSFSYGAKQILQNLSLSLKSGETLAILGPNGIGKSTFLKIVLGLLKAKSGQILIDGRDHVSLGGKERAKLVGYVPQSENIAFSFKVKDLILMGVNANVGMFSRPSAEDRAMAEEAAQIAGVSEYLNLNVDELSGGMMQLVLIARSLVLRPKILIMDEPTSYLDVFHQNAVLSLIKKLNSERKTCVIFTSHHPDHALAAADKTLLLNGPLGYEFGATDQILKGENLTKLFGIDFINLNVEDKRRLLVRWNIN, encoded by the coding sequence ATGGTCTTAAACGTAGAAAATTTAAGCTTTTCTTACGGGGCGAAGCAAATCTTGCAAAATTTGAGCCTTAGCCTAAAAAGCGGCGAAACGCTTGCGATTTTGGGTCCAAACGGTATAGGCAAATCTACGTTTTTAAAGATTGTTTTGGGACTTCTAAAAGCAAAAAGCGGTCAAATTTTGATTGATGGTCGCGATCATGTCTCTCTTGGCGGTAAAGAGCGCGCCAAGCTCGTAGGATACGTGCCCCAAAGCGAAAATATCGCTTTTAGCTTTAAAGTAAAAGATCTGATTTTAATGGGCGTAAACGCAAACGTTGGTATGTTTTCAAGGCCGAGCGCAGAGGATAGGGCGATGGCCGAGGAAGCTGCACAAATTGCGGGCGTTAGCGAGTATTTAAATTTAAACGTAGACGAGCTAAGCGGCGGCATGATGCAGCTGGTACTTATAGCTCGCTCTCTAGTACTACGGCCCAAAATTCTAATCATGGACGAGCCTACGTCATACCTCGACGTTTTTCATCAAAACGCCGTTTTAAGCCTAATCAAAAAACTAAATAGCGAGCGAAAAACCTGCGTGATCTTTACCTCGCATCACCCCGATCACGCGCTTGCGGCGGCGGATAAAACCTTGCTTTTAAACGGCCCCTTAGGATATGAATTCGGCGCAACCGATCAAATTTTAAAGGGCGAAAATTTAACGAAACTTTTCGGTATCGATTTTATAAATTTAAACGTCGAAGATAAAAGAAGGTTGCTGGTTAGGTGGAACATCAATTAA
- a CDS encoding beta strand repeat-containing protein — MAKEAGVVKSINGGIARALNDLTGEVRQLSVGDIVYQGEKIVTEGSNSKVTITQTDGKDITLIGKDTLTLDQDSNNNETVADISALQQAILKGTDLNALEETAAGGPQAGGNGGDGVSLSSTSFAEGGHISNINANVGSIDALALAAGGDNSFGVSGGSAVGAGAEATGPALPAGSIKIPLSAYKGESVSSALLDSFASSIPNGYHVYRHTDGRDYLTPNDPTAPSAFDYKDGWYVSNDGKLAIGQDNAKDLAVTSTAKASNYPDDGSVAKIVDPSQNLKVFGSDTPNNITVDNTKITSVRAGVGEDNIDVKNGAKLLEIFGGSGSDDITVESGSFVNKLYGDNKTQNDIHEKRVHPDLDIEDKGAAADTIKVTGNGTKVNFIGAGDGDDNITVDKGAQVKLVLADEGNDNVTVSDSGTYVSAINGRGGDDTILVEKGAKVDGIVGRWGNDNITITGAGTVVTENVEGNEDGDTIKILDGARVKGYVSGGRGENPSIYGGASDSDKDNVTVENSTVEGVVEGGVWGGNDGIKIKNSYIGGISGGNGENKIDISNVTNLDSKTILGNKFKDTVNIDGTLKNSTIITVDGEDTVNINAGATINNININTGADKDTVNINANITADVGKQSNIMTEGGIDKVNIASGVTLTGTVIDTGAGEETIKINDGKTANGDRIVFDSSSLKTGADNDIVEVTNTTFMNSNNRGLSELRTEDGDDKITIKEGTIFQDNSVITAGRGNDKVYLESGVQFNKAAVWADDGDDEIHVNGAEFNGPRGIGGVSGGAGNDKIFINDGTKFTGGSILGDGGATLDPINGPGNDQITISGTNTVLDNVNIDTGDANAVGGAKDTVKIEDAQLKYTNIRSGNGNDEITITGNANLTGGYNRSGSGDDTITVSGNAILNNTYLQGEQGSDTITISGNVKAKGGNFNTGAGADDKIEIKDNAELDGTTLQFEGGKSTDKATLNVTGNAVLKDVSIQASSSLGEQYMNFHQSGEAKVKSLMGSQNKDVIDIAGDFTYTNVNHLQTHGGDDEIKMHGGATVKVSVDMGDGKDTLTIDNATFKDSLVNMDGGNDEVNINAGANLTGTRIYTGDGNDTVNVRGGTFSEAEIGLDKGKNEVNIESGAVFGDRDAGLNGFGEHKTYIRSDHRASQNSEDTINVKAGATVKNAEIQTYGGEDTLNIDGTVINSNIKLGSGNDTVSIGKNASIDGSSTIDGGAGFDTLKVADGSIDFSRVKNFEKLDLTQGNNNVNLSAKDVLDMTDSNNKLRIDGNGDDHVTLQGGIGTWNKSAIPNSDGYTVYTKTEGSHTVTLEIKDVVVHEI; from the coding sequence ATGGCTAAAGAAGCCGGAGTAGTTAAAAGTATAAACGGAGGAATAGCAAGAGCACTTAATGACTTAACAGGAGAGGTAAGACAATTAAGTGTAGGAGATATTGTATACCAAGGTGAAAAGATAGTTACAGAGGGTTCTAACTCTAAAGTAACAATAACTCAAACTGATGGTAAAGATATAACTTTAATAGGTAAAGATACTCTAACTCTAGATCAAGACTCTAACAATAACGAAACAGTAGCTGATATCTCAGCTTTACAACAAGCCATCTTAAAAGGAACAGATCTTAATGCTCTAGAAGAAACTGCTGCAGGTGGTCCACAAGCAGGTGGTAATGGTGGAGATGGCGTAAGTTTATCTTCTACTAGCTTTGCAGAAGGAGGCCACATTAGTAACATCAATGCTAATGTAGGAAGCATAGATGCTTTAGCTCTAGCAGCAGGTGGAGATAATAGCTTTGGTGTAAGTGGTGGAAGTGCTGTTGGAGCTGGAGCTGAAGCAACAGGACCTGCTTTACCAGCAGGAAGTATAAAAATTCCATTGTCGGCGTATAAAGGAGAAAGTGTATCTTCTGCACTATTAGACTCGTTTGCCTCTTCTATACCTAACGGATATCACGTATATAGACATACCGACGGTAGAGATTATCTAACTCCTAACGATCCTACCGCTCCTAGCGCATTTGATTATAAAGACGGTTGGTATGTAAGTAACGATGGCAAGCTAGCTATAGGACAAGATAATGCTAAAGATTTAGCTGTGACTAGCACGGCAAAAGCTTCAAACTATCCGGATGATGGATCAGTAGCTAAGATAGTAGATCCTAGCCAAAATTTAAAAGTATTTGGCTCAGACACTCCTAACAACATAACAGTAGACAATACAAAAATAACATCTGTACGTGCGGGAGTTGGAGAAGATAATATTGATGTTAAGAATGGGGCTAAATTGTTGGAAATTTTTGGTGGCTCTGGAAGTGATGATATAACTGTAGAAAGCGGCTCTTTTGTAAATAAGTTATATGGTGATAATAAAACTCAAAACGATATACACGAGAAGCGTGTTCACCCGGATTTGGATATAGAAGATAAAGGTGCTGCAGCCGATACCATAAAAGTAACTGGAAATGGAACTAAAGTTAATTTTATAGGTGCTGGTGATGGAGATGATAATATAACTGTAGACAAAGGTGCTCAAGTAAAGCTTGTTTTAGCGGACGAAGGAAACGATAATGTAACCGTAAGTGATAGTGGAACTTACGTCAGTGCGATAAACGGTAGAGGTGGCGATGATACGATATTGGTAGAAAAAGGTGCAAAAGTCGATGGTATAGTTGGAAGATGGGGTAATGATAATATAACTATAACCGGAGCTGGCACTGTTGTAACAGAAAATGTAGAAGGCAACGAAGACGGTGATACGATTAAAATTTTAGACGGTGCAAGAGTAAAAGGATACGTTAGCGGCGGACGCGGCGAAAACCCTAGCATATACGGCGGAGCTTCAGATTCCGATAAGGATAACGTTACTGTCGAAAACTCTACTGTTGAGGGAGTCGTAGAAGGCGGCGTATGGGGCGGTAATGACGGAATAAAAATTAAAAATTCTTATATAGGCGGAATATCCGGCGGAAACGGCGAAAATAAGATAGATATTTCAAATGTTACTAATTTAGATTCAAAGACTATTTTGGGCAATAAATTTAAAGATACCGTAAATATCGACGGAACCCTAAAAAATTCTACCATTATAACGGTCGATGGCGAGGATACAGTTAATATTAATGCCGGTGCGACAATAAATAATATTAATATAAATACTGGAGCCGACAAAGACACCGTAAATATCAATGCCAATATTACTGCTGATGTTGGCAAGCAATCAAATATTATGACCGAGGGCGGCATAGATAAAGTAAATATCGCTAGCGGCGTAACGCTTACCGGCACCGTTATTGATACCGGTGCCGGCGAAGAAACCATAAAGATTAACGACGGCAAAACGGCTAACGGCGATCGTATAGTATTTGATAGCTCCTCTTTAAAAACCGGAGCAGACAACGATATAGTAGAGGTTACCAATACTACGTTTATGAATAGCAACAATAGAGGTTTATCTGAGTTAAGAACAGAAGATGGAGACGATAAAATCACTATAAAAGAGGGAACTATATTCCAAGATAATTCAGTCATTACAGCTGGACGAGGCAACGATAAAGTATATCTGGAAAGCGGCGTTCAATTTAATAAAGCTGCCGTTTGGGCTGATGACGGAGATGACGAGATACATGTTAACGGAGCAGAATTTAACGGTCCTAGAGGTATAGGCGGCGTATCCGGCGGAGCTGGAAACGATAAAATTTTCATTAATGACGGAACTAAATTTACCGGCGGCTCTATACTAGGCGACGGTGGAGCTACGCTTGATCCTATAAATGGACCGGGAAATGACCAGATAACTATTTCAGGTACAAATACCGTTCTAGATAACGTAAATATAGATACCGGTGATGCTAATGCAGTTGGCGGAGCTAAAGATACCGTAAAAATCGAGGATGCACAACTTAAGTACACTAATATTAGATCTGGTAATGGTAATGACGAGATAACCATAACTGGAAACGCAAATTTAACCGGCGGATATAACAGGAGCGGAAGCGGTGATGATACTATAACAGTAAGCGGCAATGCAATCTTAAATAACACGTATCTTCAAGGGGAACAAGGTAGTGATACTATAACTATAAGCGGCAACGTTAAGGCTAAAGGTGGTAATTTTAACACCGGAGCTGGAGCGGATGATAAGATAGAAATCAAAGATAATGCCGAGTTGGATGGCACTACATTGCAGTTTGAAGGCGGTAAATCAACAGATAAAGCTACTCTAAACGTAACCGGAAACGCCGTACTAAAAGATGTATCTATACAGGCATCTTCATCTCTAGGCGAGCAATATATGAATTTCCATCAAAGCGGCGAAGCTAAAGTAAAAAGCCTTATGGGTAGCCAAAATAAAGACGTTATAGATATAGCGGGCGACTTTACTTATACTAACGTCAATCATCTTCAAACTCACGGCGGAGACGATGAGATAAAGATGCACGGCGGAGCTACGGTAAAAGTTAGTGTAGATATGGGTGATGGTAAAGATACTTTAACAATAGATAATGCTACATTTAAAGATTCTCTTGTGAATATGGATGGCGGTAACGACGAAGTAAATATAAATGCCGGAGCAAATTTAACCGGCACAAGAATTTATACCGGCGACGGTAATGATACGGTGAATGTAAGAGGCGGTACGTTTAGCGAAGCAGAGATCGGACTAGACAAGGGTAAAAATGAAGTAAATATAGAGTCTGGCGCGGTATTTGGCGACCGAGATGCTGGTCTTAACGGCTTTGGCGAGCATAAAACTTATATAAGATCAGATCATAGGGCTAGTCAAAATTCAGAAGACACCATAAACGTTAAAGCCGGCGCTACAGTCAAAAACGCCGAAATACAAACTTACGGTGGAGAAGATACTTTAAATATAGACGGTACGGTTATAAATTCGAACATAAAGTTAGGCTCAGGCAATGACACCGTCTCTATCGGTAAAAACGCAAGCATAGACGGTAGCTCTACTATCGACGGCGGAGCCGGATTTGATACGTTAAAAGTCGCTGACGGCAGTATAGATTTTAGCAGAGTTAAAAATTTCGAAAAACTAGATTTAACCCAAGGCAATAACAATGTAAATCTATCAGCTAAAGACGTTTTAGATATGACTGATAGTAATAACAAGTTAAGAATAGATGGTAATGGTGACGATCACGTAACGCTACAAGGAGGTATAGGTACATGGAATAAATCTGCTATCCCTAATAGCGATGGTTATACAGTCTATACAAAAACAGAAGGAAGTCACACCGTAACCTTAGAAATTAAAGACGTAGTAGTACACGAGATTTAA